The sequence below is a genomic window from Candidatus Bathyarchaeia archaeon.
CCAAACCACCTTCTCTCCGAGCGTGGGCCGCTTAGGGCGGCGTAGATGAGAGGTCTGTCGTCAAGTCCAAACTTCTTACGGATCTCACCAACTTCAGGTAGCTCCTCATACCTGACTGGAAGGATTGGGCCGATGAACTTTACCTTTTCCCGGTATATTTTCGGGATAAGCATGTTTTGTGCCGCAATTGTATATGGTGGTGGAAAGTCTGGAACTATGATTGTGTCGCTCAGACCCCAGAGAGAAGCTACCACTCCAAGGCAGAAAGCCTTGGCAAGGTTTGACACAAACCGGTGGTGGACGAAGCCTGGGGCGATAATATATAATTGGTTAAGTATCGTGAGAACTGGCTTGCCGAGCATCTTCCCAGCTATTATGGAGGATAGACGGGTGTCTGAAACAATAACATCAGGATTAAACGATGCAATATGCGCAATCTCAGAGACTACCTGCCTGCCAAAGAATATGAGGTTTCTCACCATGAACCACCGGAATGAACGCCAAGGGTCAACCGCCCCATCCGGCCAATTCCAATACTGGAGGCTTGGAGATAAGACGGCTCTGAAACCTGCACTTCTCACATAGTCTACAGCATCCGCATAGGTTGAGAAGAGGGTCTCACAGCCACCTCTATCTAACCTTTTGGCGACCTCGATACAGCGCCCCGCGTGGCCGAGTCCGATTCCGCAAGGTGCAAAGTAGACTCTGAGCTGCTGGCATTCTGGAGGTTCCTTCGAGATAACCTATCACCCCTTAGCCTCAAGCACCACCCCTACCGAAGGCTCACCCTCTTGACAGCCCCTTTGGGCGTCTCCTCCATGAAAATTATGGCTTGGAACTTGTAAACCTTAGTGCCGTTTAGAAGCCATGAGTCCGGAGTTAGACCTGCCTTCATACAGCAGTTAGACAAGAATTCCTCCTCATCCCACCGCCACTCCACAGGAACCTGAGGTAAGAGAAGCCCCCTGAATCCTCCTCTCTCAACCACCAAACCATCCTCACCGATCCTCACTTGGCGTGGGTAATCTTTAGGGTTCTTCGCTTCTATGAGTTGCAAAGGCGTCAGGACACTTACCTCCACCAAGATTCGATCTAGCTCTTCAACCGTGAGTGGGTGGAACCTCGGATCGCGGAAGGCCGCATTGAAAGCGGAGTCTATGGTTGCCTCTGCAAGGGGTAAAATAGCTTCTGGGTAGCCTATACAACCCCTCAGCTCCATACCTTCGTCTGTGATCTTGTTAAGGGTGACAAAGACTCCACACTCAGTCTTCAACTTGTTGGGTACATCTCCCGGAGGCTTCAGCCTCCTTTTGTTTAGGAGGTATTCGGTTATCGCCGCCCTAGCAAGCCTCACTAGGAGTGCTCCCTCCTCGTCTGTGAGTGTAAAATTCAACTTCTCCACCGCCTAAACATTCTCTAAGTATGAGCGTGCAGCCTTTAAGGTTTGATCTATCATCCTCCAATGGCTCCCCTGCCAGTATACCTTCCCACACTTACCGTTAGTGCAAGTCCAAAATTCCCTGTAGCGCTTCAATGTCTCCTGAGGAATCTTATCCTTAACTGCGCTCCATTCAACTCTTTTTAAGAGAGAGTTGCATGTTGGGCATCTGGAGGACTCTACCCTTACCCTAAGACTAGCTCCGAATCG
It includes:
- a CDS encoding TIGR00296 family protein, with the translated sequence MNFTLTDEEGALLVRLARAAITEYLLNKRRLKPPGDVPNKLKTECGVFVTLNKITDEGMELRGCIGYPEAILPLAEATIDSAFNAAFRDPRFHPLTVEELDRILVEVSVLTPLQLIEAKNPKDYPRQVRIGEDGLVVERGGFRGLLLPQVPVEWRWDEEEFLSNCCMKAGLTPDSWLLNGTKVYKFQAIIFMEETPKGAVKRVSLR
- a CDS encoding glycosyltransferase, whose amino-acid sequence is MRSAGFRAVLSPSLQYWNWPDGAVDPWRSFRWFMVRNLIFFGRQVVSEIAHIASFNPDVIVSDTRLSSIIAGKMLGKPVLTILNQLYIIAPGFVHHRFVSNLAKAFCLGVVASLWGLSDTIIVPDFPPPYTIAAQNMLIPKIYREKVKFIGPILPVRYEELPEVGEIRKKFGLDDRPLIYAALSGPRSERRWFGEKLLKAFKKFPDRYQVVVSLGDLGNSHNANNSHYGENVKVYNWLPQRFEMLKASDIVVGRGGHTTTVQSLAYGKPLILIPTQEQTEQIGNAKTALMLGVAEVLDQRRISAEILLNASDRLLNSKDYSTKAREFRETALKTNAIEDLTSRIVAYAGSR
- a CDS encoding Mut7-C RNAse domain-containing protein, whose product is MKFLADGMLGRFTRWLRLLGYDVVYEPDTTDETLINTAKEDGRILLTSDLDLYRRAVGRGVEAYFVDVGEEEAIKLSRFSKRFGASLRVRVESSRCPTCNSLLKRVEWSAVKDKIPQETLKRYREFWTCTNGKCGKVYWQGSHWRMIDQTLKAARSYLENV